In the genome of Candidatus Kryptonium sp., the window CAGGAAACTGGCGTTACAGCAAAAGATCTGTAAAAATCTGCAAGTGTAATGAGAAAGAGGTATATGCAATGTAAGGAACTGGAACATTTTTTAGAAAAGATAAGTTATTATATCTTTGAACAATAAAATTCAGGTGGAAGGATGATATTGGGCAAAGTGGTTGGAACGGTATGGGCAACGAGAAAGGATGAAAGCTTGACAGGTTTGAAATTTCAAATTGTAAAGCATGTTGACCTTGATTACAATGTTAAGGACAATTTTTTGATAGCTGTTGATAGTGTTGGTG includes:
- a CDS encoding EutN/CcmL family microcompartment protein translates to MILGKVVGTVWATRKDESLTGLKFQIVKHVDLDYNVKDNFLIAVDSVGAGVGEIVLVATGSSARLTAVTKNKPVDAVIMAIVDKLDVVAD